A part of Trichocoleus sp. FACHB-46 genomic DNA contains:
- the sat gene encoding sulfate adenylyltransferase, translating into MSHHSDGIAPHGGQLINRIVTPEQKQTFLDKAELLPRVQLDERATSDLELIAIGGFSPLTGFMEQADYINVVENMRLANGLPWSIPVTLSVTEAVAEPLKEGSLVRLDNPQGQFIGVLELTQKYQYDKAHEAINVYRTDDEKHPGVKVVYNQGPVNLAGPVWLLQRQSHPLFPQYQIDPAASRAMFKEKGWKTIVGFQTRNPIHRAHEYIQKCAMETVDGLFLHPLVGATKEDDIAADVRMRCYEIILEHYYPQDRVILAINPAAMRYAGPREAIFHALLRKNYGCTHFIVGRDHAGVGDYYGTYDAQHIFDEFEPGELGITPMKFEHAFYCTRTQGMATTKTSPSSPAERIHLSGTKVREMLRRGELPPPEFSRPEVAAELARAMRVLVEA; encoded by the coding sequence TTGAGTCACCATTCAGACGGCATTGCACCCCACGGCGGCCAACTGATCAATCGCATCGTTACGCCAGAGCAAAAACAAACCTTTCTAGACAAAGCGGAACTTCTGCCTCGCGTTCAGCTTGATGAGCGAGCCACCTCTGATCTGGAATTGATTGCCATTGGTGGCTTTAGCCCTCTGACTGGTTTCATGGAACAGGCAGACTACATCAATGTGGTCGAGAACATGCGCCTTGCGAATGGGCTGCCTTGGTCCATTCCAGTAACTCTATCTGTCACAGAAGCAGTCGCAGAGCCTCTGAAAGAAGGCAGTTTGGTACGCCTAGACAACCCCCAAGGCCAATTTATTGGCGTGTTGGAGCTGACGCAGAAGTATCAATACGACAAAGCCCACGAAGCGATCAATGTCTACCGCACGGACGACGAGAAGCATCCTGGCGTGAAAGTGGTTTACAACCAAGGGCCAGTTAATTTGGCAGGTCCAGTTTGGTTGCTGCAACGACAGTCTCATCCGCTTTTCCCTCAATACCAAATTGACCCTGCGGCATCACGGGCCATGTTTAAGGAAAAGGGCTGGAAAACCATTGTTGGGTTCCAAACCCGTAATCCCATCCACCGCGCTCACGAGTACATTCAAAAGTGCGCGATGGAAACCGTGGATGGTCTGTTCTTGCATCCCCTCGTCGGCGCAACCAAAGAAGACGACATCGCGGCAGATGTGCGGATGCGCTGCTACGAAATTATTTTGGAGCATTACTACCCTCAAGATCGGGTGATTCTAGCAATCAACCCAGCCGCTATGCGTTATGCTGGCCCCCGCGAGGCAATTTTCCACGCTCTACTGCGGAAAAACTATGGTTGCACCCATTTTATTGTGGGTCGCGATCATGCTGGAGTTGGTGACTACTACGGCACCTACGACGCTCAGCATATCTTCGATGAGTTTGAACCCGGTGAATTGGGTATCACTCCCATGAAGTTTGAGCATGCTTTCTACTGCACTCGCACACAGGGCATGGCTACGACTAAAACCAGCCCCAGCAGCCCCGCCGAGCGAATTCACCTCTCTGGCACCAAAGTTCGAGAAATGCTGCGTCGCGGTGAATTGCCACCTCCAGAGTTCTCTCGTCCCGAAGTAGCGGCTGAGCTAGCACGAGCGATGCGAGTTCTGGTCGAAGCGTAA
- a CDS encoding caspase family protein, whose product MGLKRRAFLQQASLTLAALGMSEAGLLRLSDRYSQVLAAPTTRKLALLVGINQYPDSMFHRTATRSSALAGCVTDVELQRELLIHRFGFSDRDILTLSDRQATRQAIESAFLEHLTEQARPGDVVVFHFSGYGSRVQLGGAGEALQSSLVPVDGVLSSDDAEGVVNDLLEETLLLLLRSLPTDRVTTILDTSYLYPGSSLQGNLRLRARPKPKLGKPSPEELAFQDQLLSRIQASREQVGVQRRSRQIPGVVLAAASLDELASSTIPGSAQEQAFETQWGGFSAGLLTYALTQYLWSAAPAPTIQVSFNRATASVAQWVGQEQPTLMGLQSRSQALLTYYTAPSDRLGAEGIVISVDEDGRSGQLWLGGLFSPGLEAYGLNSVLTLVSPSSSTDLAAAPSNTEPSAIASGISETANALETVTTQPLQVQIYARNGLTAKARISTVGEAAADLKLQVGQLLQETVRVIPRHLNLAIALDPTLERIERVDATSAFSATPYITVVTVGEQPADTLLGRVSEAVRPTTVATATTEVAIADVSSSRSSESSVTPRSYGLFSASRELIPNSLGEGGEAVKSAIQRLLPHLKTRLAAKLLRLTANEASSHLGVKVALELVTPKPAILLTRSTLRANGTPSGSRVTPTPPTELGVPALPMGSQIRYQVSNYSDRPIYFVALSLDSSGSLIALYSSQATTPTEGSETKSSLKQEAIAPGESLSVPQVKNSLQWIVRGPAGFAETHLIFSDAPFTQTLAALEAAMRPMGEVQRLGAPSNPLEIAQAIWQDLHQASAVPTQTLSISTDMWALDVNHWATLSFLYQVVEKPNKQL is encoded by the coding sequence ATGGGACTGAAGCGGCGAGCTTTTTTGCAACAAGCTAGCTTGACCTTGGCAGCCTTAGGCATGAGTGAAGCAGGGTTGTTGCGCCTGAGCGATCGCTACTCTCAAGTCTTGGCTGCACCCACCACCCGAAAACTAGCTTTGCTGGTGGGCATTAACCAATATCCCGACAGCATGTTTCACCGAACTGCCACTCGCAGCTCCGCCTTGGCGGGATGTGTAACTGATGTGGAGTTGCAGCGCGAATTACTCATTCATCGGTTTGGGTTTAGCGATCGCGACATCCTGACGCTGAGCGATCGCCAAGCCACTCGCCAAGCCATTGAGTCTGCCTTTCTAGAGCATCTAACCGAGCAAGCACGGCCAGGAGATGTAGTGGTGTTCCATTTCAGCGGCTATGGTAGTCGAGTGCAGCTAGGGGGTGCCGGTGAAGCCCTACAAAGCAGCCTGGTTCCAGTCGATGGTGTTTTATCAAGCGATGATGCTGAGGGTGTTGTCAACGACTTGCTAGAGGAAACGCTGCTGCTGCTGCTGCGATCGCTGCCAACCGACCGAGTGACCACAATTTTAGATACGAGCTATCTTTACCCCGGCAGTTCCTTACAGGGAAACTTGCGGCTGCGGGCTAGACCCAAACCTAAGTTGGGCAAACCCAGTCCAGAGGAATTGGCATTTCAAGACCAACTCCTAAGCCGCATCCAGGCATCGCGAGAGCAGGTGGGCGTGCAACGACGCTCTAGGCAGATTCCTGGGGTGGTTTTAGCCGCAGCCAGCTTAGACGAATTAGCTAGTTCGACAATTCCTGGTTCTGCTCAAGAGCAAGCCTTTGAAACACAGTGGGGCGGTTTTAGTGCTGGCTTACTGACCTACGCCTTGACCCAGTATCTTTGGTCGGCGGCTCCTGCTCCTACTATTCAAGTCAGCTTCAATCGCGCTACCGCCAGTGTGGCTCAGTGGGTGGGCCAGGAACAGCCCACTTTGATGGGGTTGCAAAGCCGATCGCAAGCTTTACTCACTTACTACACAGCACCCAGCGATCGCCTCGGAGCTGAAGGGATTGTGATCAGCGTGGATGAGGATGGTAGATCAGGTCAGCTTTGGCTCGGCGGATTGTTTAGCCCTGGTCTAGAAGCCTATGGTTTGAATTCTGTACTAACTCTAGTCTCACCATCCAGTTCTACAGATTTAGCAGCTGCCCCTTCAAACACTGAGCCCAGCGCGATCGCCTCGGGTATCTCTGAAACCGCTAACGCCTTGGAGACTGTTACCACTCAACCCCTACAAGTGCAGATTTACGCTCGCAATGGCCTGACTGCGAAAGCTCGCATTTCTACAGTGGGTGAGGCGGCGGCCGACCTCAAACTTCAGGTGGGGCAACTGCTACAAGAAACCGTCCGCGTGATCCCGCGCCATCTTAACTTAGCGATCGCTCTGGACCCGACGCTAGAGCGGATCGAACGAGTGGATGCGACCAGTGCATTTTCTGCCACACCTTATATCACCGTAGTTACGGTGGGGGAGCAACCTGCTGACACGTTGTTGGGGCGAGTCAGTGAAGCCGTCCGTCCCACCACTGTAGCTACAGCAACGACTGAGGTCGCCATCGCTGACGTTAGCAGCAGTCGCAGCAGTGAATCCAGTGTCACCCCGCGCAGCTATGGCTTGTTTTCAGCCAGTCGAGAGTTAATTCCGAACAGCTTGGGAGAAGGTGGAGAAGCGGTCAAGTCAGCAATTCAGCGGCTCCTGCCTCACCTGAAAACGCGCTTAGCTGCCAAACTTTTGCGACTAACAGCCAACGAAGCATCTTCGCACTTGGGCGTGAAAGTCGCTTTAGAACTCGTCACTCCTAAACCTGCGATTCTCCTCACCCGATCCACGCTGCGGGCGAATGGTACCCCCTCAGGCAGCCGGGTGACGCCCACCCCGCCTACTGAGTTAGGCGTTCCTGCTTTACCAATGGGTAGCCAGATTCGTTACCAAGTTTCTAACTATAGCGATCGCCCCATTTATTTCGTCGCCCTAAGTTTAGACAGCAGCGGCAGCTTAATTGCGCTTTACTCTAGCCAAGCCACCACTCCTACAGAAGGGAGCGAAACCAAATCTAGTCTGAAGCAGGAAGCGATCGCGCCTGGGGAAAGCTTGAGCGTGCCGCAAGTGAAAAACTCCCTGCAATGGATTGTGAGAGGGCCAGCGGGTTTTGCCGAAACTCATCTGATTTTTAGTGATGCACCTTTTACCCAAACTTTGGCGGCTCTAGAAGCTGCAATGCGGCCCATGGGGGAAGTGCAGCGATTGGGTGCCCCTTCTAATCCTTTAGAAATTGCTCAAGCTATTTGGCAAGATCTGCATCAAGCCAGTGCAGTGCCGACGCAAACGTTGAGCATTTCCACTGACATGTGGGCGCTAGATGTTAATCATTGGGCCACGCTCAGCTTTTTGTATCAAGTGGTCGAAAAACCGAATAAGCAATTGTGA
- a CDS encoding endonuclease NucS domain-containing protein, with translation MVYDFGLQDGQSFVRQQAIDWFSQHYPKIKKGTVTAHLIRLSVNAPSRLHYTPKLGEDDLFFQIDSNHFRLYDSKQDPSPIYSVANGTMLQNAEVVEEGVELGISTEFAYESDLRDYLAKNLQIIEPGLRLYEEEGITGVEFPVGGRFIDILAVDSKNDFVVIELKVSRGYDRVIGQLLRYMAWIQKNQADSEQKIRGVIIARKISEDLMLACSLMQNVKLFEYELALSLKQINPINNEIQ, from the coding sequence ATGGTCTATGACTTCGGTTTGCAAGATGGTCAAAGTTTTGTAAGACAACAAGCAATTGATTGGTTTTCGCAGCATTATCCAAAAATTAAAAAAGGAACGGTTACGGCCCATTTAATTCGCCTGTCGGTGAATGCTCCGAGTAGGTTGCACTACACACCAAAACTTGGAGAAGATGACCTGTTCTTTCAAATTGATAGCAACCATTTCCGCCTATATGACTCCAAGCAAGATCCATCTCCAATTTATAGTGTGGCGAATGGAACAATGTTGCAGAACGCAGAAGTTGTGGAAGAAGGGGTAGAGCTTGGAATATCAACCGAATTTGCTTATGAATCTGACTTGCGTGACTATCTCGCCAAAAATCTTCAGATTATTGAACCAGGCTTGAGGCTTTATGAAGAAGAAGGAATCACAGGTGTTGAGTTCCCTGTAGGCGGTCGTTTTATTGATATTCTCGCAGTTGACTCCAAAAATGATTTTGTAGTTATCGAGCTTAAAGTGTCACGCGGATATGATCGTGTGATCGGTCAACTACTCCGTTACATGGCATGGATACAAAAAAATCAAGCAGATTCAGAACAGAAAATTCGGGGTGTCATTATAGCCAGAAAGATTAGTGAAGATTTGATGCTTGCTTGTTCTCTGATGCAGAATGTTAAGTTGTTCGAGTATGAATTAGCCCTTTCACTCAAGCAAATTAATCCTATTAATAATGAAATTCAATAG
- a CDS encoding amino acid ABC transporter substrate-binding protein: MRQWHSFIVTTVLMGLSLAGCSQQQRQSQLDTIISRGNVVCGVSGELPGFSFVGQDGKYSGLDVDVCRAIAAALFDNPEAVEFRNLNAKERFTAVQTGEVDVLSRNTTWTMSRDTSVGLEFAPTVFYDGQGVMVKQNGGIKSLTDLKGRSICTQTGTTNEQNLADEMRKRNINYTPVVFEDVNIVFATYQEGRCDAVTSDRSQLLSRRSALPKPEEHVILTDVVSKEPLAPAVAAGDAKWNDAVRWTIYTLINAEEMGINSKNVTQLASSSKDPGVRRFLGAEGNLGEGAGLPNDFTVRIIKHVGNYGEIYDRNLGPKTKLNLPRGQNQLWNQGGLLYAPPFR; encoded by the coding sequence ATGCGTCAATGGCATTCTTTCATCGTGACAACCGTGTTGATGGGTCTTTCCCTAGCAGGGTGTAGCCAACAACAGCGGCAAAGCCAACTAGACACCATCATCAGTCGGGGTAATGTCGTCTGTGGTGTCAGTGGCGAACTACCAGGATTTAGTTTTGTAGGGCAAGACGGTAAGTATTCCGGACTCGATGTAGATGTGTGTCGAGCGATCGCCGCTGCTCTGTTTGATAACCCAGAGGCTGTAGAATTCCGTAACCTCAACGCTAAGGAACGCTTTACCGCCGTCCAGACGGGCGAAGTAGATGTGCTCAGCCGCAACACTACCTGGACAATGAGCCGGGATACTTCCGTCGGCCTAGAATTTGCCCCCACAGTGTTTTATGACGGGCAAGGGGTGATGGTGAAACAAAATGGCGGCATCAAATCCTTGACTGACCTGAAAGGCCGCTCTATTTGCACCCAAACCGGAACCACCAACGAGCAAAACTTGGCTGATGAAATGCGGAAGCGCAACATCAACTACACTCCGGTGGTGTTTGAAGATGTCAATATCGTGTTTGCCACTTACCAAGAAGGCCGTTGCGATGCGGTGACGTCCGATCGCTCGCAATTACTCTCCCGACGTAGCGCTTTACCCAAGCCTGAAGAGCATGTAATTTTGACTGACGTAGTTTCCAAGGAACCCCTTGCTCCTGCCGTGGCTGCGGGAGATGCCAAGTGGAACGATGCGGTGCGCTGGACCATTTACACCTTGATTAATGCCGAAGAAATGGGGATCAACTCCAAAAACGTCACGCAACTCGCTAGTAGCAGCAAAGATCCGGGAGTGCGTCGCTTTTTAGGGGCAGAAGGCAACTTAGGTGAAGGTGCAGGCTTGCCCAATGACTTTACGGTGCGAATTATTAAGCATGTGGGCAACTATGGCGAGATTTACGATCGCAACCTAGGGCCAAAAACGAAACTAAATTTGCCACGTGGCCAAAATCAATTGTGGAATCAGGGGGGGCTGCTCTATGCTCCACCTTTCCGGTAA
- the ribD gene encoding bifunctional diaminohydroxyphosphoribosylaminopyrimidine deaminase/5-amino-6-(5-phosphoribosylamino)uracil reductase RibD has product MRICNDWLQYDSPSLTMRSLQNFIPRGSKDNVKLREDFSLSTERASEAALDSGRFDSIDSTGQQDQVSASVTAIDDHATIGTVFDRAMMQRCLELARRALGRTAPNPLVGAVIVKDGAIIGEGFHPQAGQPHAEVFALREAGDRARGATLYVNLEPCNHHGRTPPCSEAVVAAGLAKVVVGMVDPNPKVAGGGIARLQAAGIEVVTGVEAAACQELNEAFVHRILYHRPFGILKYAMTLDGKIATNSGHSAWITGQAARAEVFQLRATCDAVIVGGNTVRLDNPLLTSRQVDGPHPLRVVMSRTLNLPEEAHLWQTAAAPTLVITEPGVKPEFQALLRHLGVEVVELSPLTPAQVMTYLYDRGFLSVLWECGGTLAAQAIADGAVQKVLAFIAPKIVGGSTAPSPVGDLGFLTMPQALPLEKLRWRPVGADLLVEGYLPQTQVSSLE; this is encoded by the coding sequence TTGCGAATTTGTAACGACTGGTTACAATACGACTCTCCCAGTCTAACGATGCGATCGCTCCAGAACTTTATCCCTAGAGGTAGTAAGGACAATGTCAAACTAAGGGAAGATTTTTCCCTGAGTACTGAACGCGCTTCGGAGGCAGCTTTGGATTCTGGACGTTTCGACTCGATTGACTCAACTGGCCAGCAGGATCAGGTGTCTGCCTCGGTTACGGCCATAGACGACCATGCCACCATCGGGACTGTCTTCGATCGCGCCATGATGCAGCGATGTCTAGAGTTAGCTCGACGCGCGTTAGGTCGTACTGCCCCCAATCCTCTAGTAGGAGCTGTCATTGTTAAAGATGGTGCAATTATTGGCGAGGGTTTTCACCCCCAAGCAGGGCAGCCTCATGCCGAAGTATTTGCCTTGCGTGAGGCAGGCGATCGCGCGCGCGGCGCTACCCTTTATGTCAACTTAGAGCCTTGCAATCATCACGGACGTACGCCGCCCTGCTCCGAAGCAGTGGTAGCAGCGGGTCTCGCTAAAGTCGTCGTAGGGATGGTAGACCCTAACCCCAAAGTCGCGGGAGGTGGCATTGCCCGCTTGCAAGCCGCAGGCATCGAAGTGGTGACAGGGGTAGAAGCAGCAGCCTGTCAGGAGCTAAACGAAGCTTTTGTGCATCGGATTCTTTACCATCGGCCTTTTGGCATTTTGAAATACGCCATGACCCTAGATGGCAAAATCGCTACCAATAGTGGGCATAGTGCCTGGATCACAGGACAGGCAGCGCGGGCAGAAGTGTTTCAACTACGAGCGACTTGCGATGCTGTGATTGTGGGCGGCAATACTGTACGGCTGGACAACCCACTGCTCACTAGCCGCCAAGTTGATGGCCCTCATCCATTGCGAGTTGTGATGAGCCGCACCCTAAATCTGCCAGAAGAAGCTCATCTGTGGCAAACCGCCGCCGCGCCCACTTTGGTGATCACAGAGCCAGGAGTCAAGCCTGAGTTTCAAGCATTGCTCAGACACTTGGGGGTAGAGGTGGTGGAGCTGTCTCCACTCACACCTGCTCAAGTCATGACTTACCTTTACGATCGTGGCTTTTTGTCAGTGCTATGGGAATGCGGCGGTACCTTGGCAGCGCAGGCGATCGCGGATGGTGCAGTACAAAAAGTCTTAGCCTTTATTGCGCCCAAAATTGTCGGCGGCAGCACAGCTCCCTCTCCCGTCGGCGACTTAGGCTTTCTCACCATGCCTCAGGCTTTGCCGCTAGAAAAACTACGCTGGCGACCGGTAGGGGCAGATTTGTTAGTAGAAGGATATTTGCCGCAAACCCAGGTTAGTTCCCTAGAGTAG
- a CDS encoding amino acid ABC transporter ATP-binding protein encodes MIVAEGVHKWYGKFHVLRGASLTVERGEVVVIMGPSGSGKSTFIRTFNALEDYQKGRIEIDGIELSHDLRNIETIRQEVGMVFQQFNLFPHLTVVQNITLAPKWVRKWPKAKAEDVAMQLLERVGILEQAHKYPGQLSGGQQQRVAIARALAMQPKIMLFDEPTSALDPEMVREVLDVMRSLAESGMTMVVVSHEVGFAREVADRIILMDGGTLIESGTPTEFFQNPREERTRQFLAQIL; translated from the coding sequence ATGATTGTGGCGGAAGGGGTACATAAGTGGTACGGCAAGTTTCATGTGCTGCGGGGCGCTAGCCTGACTGTAGAGCGGGGAGAAGTTGTCGTGATTATGGGGCCTTCTGGCTCTGGAAAATCCACCTTTATCCGCACCTTCAATGCGCTAGAAGACTATCAGAAAGGGCGGATTGAAATTGATGGGATTGAACTGTCCCATGACCTGCGGAATATTGAAACGATTCGGCAGGAAGTGGGGATGGTGTTTCAGCAATTCAATCTGTTTCCACACTTGACTGTGGTGCAGAATATTACGCTAGCTCCGAAATGGGTCCGTAAGTGGCCTAAAGCCAAAGCCGAAGATGTGGCGATGCAACTACTAGAGCGAGTCGGCATTTTGGAGCAAGCCCATAAGTATCCGGGCCAGCTTTCGGGAGGGCAACAGCAACGAGTCGCGATCGCCCGTGCCTTAGCGATGCAACCTAAAATTATGCTGTTTGATGAACCCACTTCCGCCCTCGACCCCGAAATGGTGCGCGAAGTGCTGGATGTAATGCGATCGCTAGCCGAGTCTGGGATGACGATGGTAGTGGTCAGTCATGAAGTGGGGTTTGCACGGGAAGTCGCTGACCGAATTATCTTGATGGACGGCGGCACTTTGATCGAGTCGGGCACTCCCACTGAGTTTTTCCAAAATCCCCGTGAGGAGCGCACTCGTCAATTTCTGGCTCAAATTTTGTAG
- the psaX gene encoding photosystem I protein PsaX: MSTQAKQRNSSRIDKTKPYDGADGPKVTRPADNVMTKETEPSWAFGLALGTVFLAINFFVAAIYFGIINP; this comes from the coding sequence ATGAGTACTCAAGCCAAGCAACGCAATAGCAGCCGCATCGATAAGACCAAACCCTACGATGGAGCAGATGGTCCCAAGGTTACCAGACCTGCTGACAACGTGATGACCAAAGAAACCGAGCCTTCTTGGGCCTTTGGCTTAGCACTGGGAACCGTCTTTTTAGCGATCAACTTTTTTGTCGCAGCCATTTACTTCGGCATCATCAATCCTTAA
- a CDS encoding amino acid ABC transporter permease produces the protein MTLDDAPPPVLSITPWQWLRRNLFNTWYNSLLTLICLWLLFQVLQAVLGWVFTQAQWTVVQTNLRLFFIGRYPPNLAWRLWLVLGIVVGLAGLSWGSLAPARSLWSKRGVSIVTAIALGVTILLPLPLPPRLWLGAIALLLFGSFWLGKRFATLLKPQLAWAWLGAFPILLWLIGGGLGLRSVSTNFWNGLLLTMLLATTSIVLAFPFSVLLALGRQSNLPVVRWFCTLFVEIVRGLPLIGILFLAQVMLPLILPVELRLDRLLRAIAGLVLFNAAYLAENVRAGLQAVPRGQSEAARALGLNPLWVLWLIVLPQALRVVIPAIVGQFISLFKDTSLLSIFALVELTGIARSILAQPQFLGRYAEVYLFVGLLYWIVCYSMSIASRRLEQHLGVGHKRT, from the coding sequence ATGACGCTAGATGATGCTCCACCACCCGTTTTATCCATCACCCCGTGGCAATGGCTACGCCGTAATTTATTCAACACTTGGTACAACAGCCTGCTGACGCTGATTTGTCTGTGGCTGCTCTTCCAAGTGTTGCAAGCGGTTCTGGGATGGGTGTTTACGCAAGCTCAGTGGACGGTGGTGCAAACCAACTTACGCCTCTTCTTCATTGGCCGCTATCCACCCAACTTGGCTTGGCGGTTATGGCTGGTGTTGGGGATTGTCGTTGGTTTAGCAGGGCTTTCTTGGGGCAGTTTGGCACCTGCGCGATCGCTTTGGTCCAAGCGAGGAGTCAGCATCGTTACAGCGATCGCCCTAGGCGTGACTATACTGTTGCCCTTGCCACTACCACCTCGCCTCTGGTTAGGCGCGATCGCGCTACTTCTATTTGGCAGTTTTTGGTTAGGAAAACGTTTCGCAACTCTGCTGAAACCTCAGCTAGCTTGGGCTTGGCTAGGCGCTTTTCCGATATTGCTGTGGCTAATTGGCGGCGGGCTAGGACTCAGATCTGTCAGCACAAATTTCTGGAATGGTCTGTTGCTGACGATGTTGCTGGCAACTACCAGTATTGTGCTGGCTTTCCCCTTTAGTGTGTTGCTGGCGCTAGGGCGACAGAGTAATTTACCTGTGGTGCGGTGGTTTTGCACCCTGTTTGTAGAAATCGTGCGCGGCCTGCCTTTAATCGGCATCTTGTTTCTAGCCCAGGTGATGTTGCCCCTAATCTTGCCTGTCGAGTTACGGCTAGACCGATTGTTACGAGCGATCGCCGGACTCGTGCTCTTTAATGCGGCTTACCTAGCAGAAAATGTCCGGGCTGGTCTTCAAGCAGTGCCCAGAGGACAGAGTGAAGCGGCTCGTGCTTTGGGGCTCAACCCCTTGTGGGTGTTATGGCTGATTGTGCTACCGCAAGCCTTACGGGTGGTGATTCCCGCGATCGTTGGGCAGTTTATCTCCCTGTTTAAGGACACCTCTTTGCTCTCAATCTTTGCCCTAGTAGAACTCACCGGAATTGCGCGATCGATCTTAGCTCAACCGCAATTTTTGGGCCGCTACGCTGAGGTTTACCTTTTTGTCGGTCTCCTCTACTGGATAGTTTGCTATTCCATGTCGATCGCTAGCCGACGCCTAGAGCAGCATCTCGGCGTCGGCCACAAAAGAACTTAA
- a CDS encoding amino acid ABC transporter permease produces the protein MKTQRSVPLWRDVRFWWVVGQVLVVLLTAIAIAIFWSNLSRNLQQLGIQFGFGFLNSQAAFDIGETPISYRPSDNYARALQVGLANSLRVTVFGIVLATVVGVTAGIARLSDNWLVRQLALVYVETLRNTPLLLQLFFWYFAVFLGFPRLPAHIQLPGPIYLTQQTVALPWFHVTRDTDVWLLLLSANLLLVWAWHWWGSRAAAPTVPLLLKLLGTLAVTVAIALIIFETEILGWDAPRIVADSIEGGLQLSPEFAALLVGLSLYTATFIAEIVRGGVQSVSQGQWEAARALGLRPSYILRLVIFPQALRSIVPSLGNQYLNLAKNSSLAIAIGYSDLYAVASTTYNQTGRAVEVMVLISVTYLSISLVISGLINWYNRTVQLVER, from the coding sequence ATGAAAACGCAACGCTCCGTTCCGCTCTGGCGAGATGTGCGATTTTGGTGGGTCGTTGGGCAAGTGCTAGTCGTGCTCCTGACCGCGATCGCGATCGCCATTTTCTGGAGCAATCTCAGCCGCAACTTACAACAGTTGGGGATTCAATTTGGCTTCGGTTTTCTAAACTCGCAAGCCGCCTTTGATATTGGCGAAACCCCGATTTCTTATCGCCCTTCAGATAACTACGCACGAGCGTTACAAGTTGGGCTGGCGAATTCTTTGCGAGTTACCGTTTTTGGCATCGTCTTGGCAACAGTTGTAGGAGTGACTGCTGGCATTGCGCGTCTCTCGGACAACTGGCTAGTGCGGCAGCTCGCTTTGGTGTATGTAGAAACGCTACGCAATACGCCTTTACTTTTGCAACTGTTTTTCTGGTACTTTGCGGTTTTTCTGGGTTTTCCGCGTCTACCAGCTCATATTCAGTTGCCAGGACCAATCTATTTAACTCAGCAGACTGTGGCGTTGCCGTGGTTTCACGTCACCCGCGATACGGATGTCTGGCTCTTACTGTTGTCAGCTAATTTGCTGCTGGTATGGGCTTGGCATTGGTGGGGTAGTAGAGCCGCCGCCCCTACAGTCCCTTTATTGCTGAAGCTGTTAGGCACCCTGGCTGTGACTGTCGCGATCGCCCTGATTATCTTTGAAACCGAAATTCTGGGTTGGGATGCGCCGCGCATTGTTGCCGACAGCATTGAAGGTGGCCTGCAACTCTCACCTGAATTTGCCGCTTTGTTGGTGGGCCTGAGTTTATACACCGCCACCTTTATCGCTGAGATTGTCCGAGGTGGGGTGCAGTCGGTGTCCCAAGGACAATGGGAAGCAGCTCGTGCCTTAGGTCTGAGACCTAGCTATATTCTGCGTCTCGTGATTTTTCCGCAAGCGCTGCGATCGATCGTGCCGTCTTTGGGCAACCAATACCTCAACCTTGCTAAAAACTCTAGCTTGGCGATCGCGATTGGCTATTCAGACCTGTATGCGGTGGCTTCGACTACCTACAACCAAACGGGTCGCGCCGTGGAAGTGATGGTGTTGATCTCAGTGACTTATCTTTCTATCAGCCTGGTCATTTCTGGCTTGATCAATTGGTATAACCGCACAGTGCAACTGGTGGAGCGCTAA